A window of Lytechinus variegatus isolate NC3 chromosome 15, Lvar_3.0, whole genome shotgun sequence contains these coding sequences:
- the LOC121428931 gene encoding low-density lipoprotein receptor-related protein 6-like, with product MIILSLSGVMLVLLSGGVWGSDIDKKICSVSCQTITGPDGSKISLLPKLLPKPSGHLPVNMANVNGFDNHIVCRLPDCYRKPCIKGRCDETVDGYRCVCQYGFTGKNCETAMKARIYVTSSGTPGKIFVADPQDGLNFTSIPLAGEPRDVAYDSVEKKIYWTDDQERKVYRADEDGRNREEVPFQPLYNNRKPYFIAISESLRILYIAYNRVITSVNIGQGSDSLRKEVAFTSDGYTISSLIVDDEQGYLYWARVFEIYRKPLDSSAGTIATILKSRDLKWMKLCIDFSRNPRRLFIFDVSTQIALFKDITDIGGQWRAKSLHGDTVSTWDLTVDDGSSRNINETDSVTKEMYLLGLTDIAILNDTLYWTKSANPPAIVVMPANMDQSNRSLSIRETNEIQNPNQLSIVYVEP from the exons ATGATTATACTTTCGTTATCTGGTGTCATGCTAGTGTTGTTATCAG GTGGCGTATGGGGTTCGGACATCGACAAAAAGATATGTAGTGTGTCATGCCAGACGATTACCGGCCCGGATGGATCCAAGATAAGCCTCCTTCCCAAACTCCTTCCCAAACCTTCGGGCCATCTACCTGTTAACATGGCTAATGTGAATGGTTTTGATAATCATATCGTCTGCAGGTTACCAG ATTGCTACAGGAAACCCTGTATCAAAGGAAGATGTGACGAAACAGTTGACGGATATAGGTGTGTTTGCCAATACGGCTTCACAGGAAAAAACTGCGAAACTg CAATGAAGGCTCGTATCTATGTGACAAGCTCAGGGACTCCGGGAAAAATATTTGTTGCAGATCCCCAAGATGGTTTGAATTTCACTTCCATTCCATTGGCTGGGGAACCAAGAGATGTTGCGTATGATTCCGTCGAGAAGAAGATATACTGGACTGATGATCAGGAACGTAAAGTCTACCGTGCAGATGAAGATGGTAGAAATAGAGAGGAGGTGCCCTTTCAACCTCTTTATAATAACCGCA AACCTTATTTCATCGCGATCTCAGAATCGTTGCGCATTCTGTACATTGCGTATAACAGGGTTATAACATCAGTGAACATTGGACAAGGATCTGATTCCCTACGGAAAGAGGTGGCGTTCACTTCGGATGGATACACCATTTCCAGTTTGATTGTTGATGACGAACAGGG GTACCTGTACTGGGCCAGAGTTTTTGAAATCTATCGTAAGCCTCTTGACAGCTCTGCGGGCACCATTGCAACAATTCTTAAAAGTCGAGATCTTAAATGGATGAAGTTATGCATCGATTTCAGCC GAAATCCACGACGCCTATTCATCTTTGACGTCTCCACACAGATAGCTTTATTCAAAGATATCACCGACATCGGAGGCCAATGGCGTGCTAAGTCCTTGCATGGAGATACTGTATCTACATGGGACCTGACAGTTGATGACGGGAGTAGCCGCAATATTAATGAGACCGACAGTGTGACTAAGGAGATGTATCTCCTTGGTCTGACTGATATTGCCATCTTAAATGACACCCTCTATTGGACGAAAAGCGCCAACCCCCCTGCGATCGTCGTCATGCCGGCCAACATGGATCAGAGCAATCGGTCATTATCAATCAGAGAAACGAATGAAATTCAGAATCCCAATCAACTGTCCATTGTTTATGTGGAACCATGA